The Phragmites australis chromosome 15, lpPhrAust1.1, whole genome shotgun sequence genome window below encodes:
- the LOC133892356 gene encoding formin-like protein 5 has protein sequence MALFRKFFLKKTPDRLLEISERVYVFDCCFSTDSMGEDEYRDYLSGIVAQLQEFFPDASFMVSNFWSGDKRSRISDILSEYDMTVMDYPQQYEGCPLLQLEMIHHFLKSCENWLSVEGQHNMLLMYCERGGWPVLAFMLAGLLLYRKTYTGEQKTLEIVYKQARRDFIQQFFSLNPQPSHLRYLHYITRQGSGSEWPPVSRPLILDSVVLHIVPRFDAEGGCRPYLRVHGQDSGPGNKSAKVLFEMPKTKKHLQRYGQAEVPVKLSAFCRVQGDVVLECIHIGDNLEHKETMFRVMFNTAFIQSNILGLNRDDIDVAWNVNNQFPRDFRAEILFSDPDTFKPAATAEEVADDGDETDVASVDTGEEFYEAEEDWHDARRDPETQSIDGRVSLDDGIAELDGGAANEEISNLEKHQTDEDVKIVISQNSGSMTEKRPSAPASSFESPGGLQQGHGVLAKSKLSDTNDHENSDVQDIQVVATSVDSEGHRFGSICQKEDTKGVIAQTLVTAVDPSCSDEIQCQVNEATKISKYHDLGYTAFGAPLGLSCTDEDTHLRTMTNDRLKNGDIKIITENIITVDNELVIYEEKTIVDNGNLIHEVKNVVNEKSVMSKIDRDIIGSTETAKPSDTVDGKLDQGKFKSGLENTISTKKTSLHDRIVVLPAAEVVTEIKTKREGPGDKQDLGMALPQRRTITRAKSPRIGNDDRGQIPDNAVSNVLKKIGNATQPVLLETRLGHGEQSEEQSNLAKPKTIRRWISPKKESDATSVHRPSHPPSRYYSSPAALAILSKSTDGKTSVVNNASLVSLREPNGNHLTQATISALSAPSPPQQPLLPGAQTASRSQAPNHPPPPPPPPPPPLSNSFSSSMSLYRGPASTGLSNIPQSNPPPPPPPPPPPRSGISGNAPPPPPQPRLNGTVTTLLPPPPPPPQPPPRLNNNAVAPPPPPPPPPPPPPKLSSSVPSPPRPPPPPSSITRSSAPPPPPPPPMAHSAPPPPPPPPFLRSNAPSPPPPPPPSLPLTRSGPPPPPPPPASYSAPPPPPPPMTCSAAPPPPPPPPGRGAPPPPPPPPGAHPGPPPPPGARPGPPPPPPPPLGARPGPPPPPPPPGARTGPPPPPGPRPGAPPPPPPPGPRPGAPPPPTPPGGGGRAPPPPPAPGGRLGGPPPPPPPGGRAPGAPVPPRAPCVPPAPGSNLSLGRGRGAVRPPGSGYGAAASRKSTLKPLHWVKVTRALQGSLWEELQHNDDSHSVSEFDLSELESLFPAAVPKSDNSSKSERRKSLGSKPEKVHLIELRRANNTEIMLTKVKMPLSDLVSAALALDRSTLDVDQVENLIKFCPTKEEMELLKNYTGDKENLGKCEQFFLELMKVPRMESKLRVFSFKIQFGSQVTDLRKSLNVIDSSCNEIRTSLKLKEIMKKILLLGNTLNQGTARGSAVGFRLDSLLKLTDTRATNNKMTLMHYLCKVLAAKSPQLLNFYVDLVSLDAASKIQLKMLAEEMQAVSKGLEKVQLEYDASERDGPISEIFREKLKEFTDNAGSDVQLLSSLFSEVGKKADTLIKYFGEDPVRCPFEQVISTLLTFVTTFRKAHEENLKQAELERKKAEKEAEAEKSKSAQVTSKNNSKPSNPSRQAKQTLERTRSTSRPGRDVG, from the exons ATGGCGCTCTTCCGCAAGTTCTTCCTCAAGAAGACCCCTGATCGGCTGCTCGAGATCTCCGAGCGCGTCTACG TGTTTGACTGCTGCTTCTCAACCGATTCCATGGGTGAGGATGAGTACCGGGATTACTTGAGCGGCATTGTTGCGCAGTTGCAGGAATTTTTCCCAGACGCGTCATTCATGGTATCCAATTTCTGGTCTGGGGACAAGAGGAGCCGGATTTCAGATATATTATCTGAGTATGACATGACAGTAATGGACTACCCGCAACAATACGAAGGATGTCCATTGCTTCAGCTTGAGATGATCCACCATTTCTTGAAATCGTGTGAAAATTGGTTATCAGTGGAAGGACAGCATAACATGCTTTTAATGTATTGTGAGAGAGGGGGATGGCCAGTGCTCGCATTCATGTTGGCCGGACTGCTTTTGTATCGGAAAACATACACGGGTGAGCAGAAAACACTAGAGATTGTCTACAAGCAGGCTCGCAGGGACTTTATACAGCAATTCTTTTCATTGAATCCTCAGCCTTCACATCTGAGATATTTGCACTATATAACAAGACAAGGAAGTGGTTCAGAATGGCCTCCAGTTAGCCGGCCCCTCATCTTGGATTCAGTAGTTCTCCATATTGTTCCAAGGTTTGATGCCGAAGGGGGTTGTAGGCCATATTTGCGTGTACATGGGCAAGACTCAGGTCCTGGTAACAAAAGTGCAAAGGTCCTTTTCGAGATGCCAAAGACCAAGAAACATCTTCAGCGTTATGGGCAG GCAGAAGTCCCGGTAAAACTTAGTGCTTTCTGCCGTGTTCAAGGAGATGTGGtacttgaatgcattcataTTGGCGATAACCTTGAGCATAAGGAAACAATGTTTCGGGTCATGTTCAACACTGCATTCATTCAATCAAACATCCTAGGATTGAATCGTGATGACATTGATGTTGCTTGGAATGTGAACAATCAGTTTCCAAGGGACTTCCGAGCTGAG ATACTCTTTTCCGACCCTGATACTTTCAAACCTGCTGCTACTGCCGAAGAGGTAGCTGATGATGGGGATGAGACCGATGTTGCTTCGGTAGATACAGGAGAGGAGTTTTATGAAGCAGAGGAGGATTGGCATGATGCTAGAAGAGATCCAGAAACTCAGTCAATCGATGGTAGAGTGTCATTAGATGATGGCATTGCAGAACTGGATGGTGGCGCGGCAAATGAAGAAATAAGCAACCTAGAAAAGCACCAGACTGATGAGGACGTGAAAATTGTTATCTCCCAGAATTCAGGTAGCATGACTGAAAAACGGCCAAGTGCACCTGCCTCAAGTTTTGAAAGCCCAGGAGGTTTGCAGCAGGGACATGGGGTTCTTGCAAAATCTAAATTAAGTGACACAAATGACCATGAGAACAGTGATGTGCAGGACATACAGGTGGTTGCCACATCTGTGGATTCAGAGGGACACAGGTTTGGGTCCATCTGTCAGAAGGAGGATACTAAAGGTGTAATTGCTCAAACTTTAGTCACAGCAGTAGACCCAAGTTGCAGTGATGAAATTCAATGCCAGGTCAATGAAGCCACAAAAATCTCGAAATACCATGATTTGGGCTACACTGCATTCGGTGCTCCTTTAGGTTTGTCTTGTACAGATGAGGATACCCACTTGAGAACTATGACTAATGACAGGCTGAAGAATGGTGATATCAAGATTATTACTGAGAACATAATAACCGTGGACAATGAGCTGGTGATCTATGAAGAGAAAACCATAGTTGACAATGGCAACCTGATACATGAAGTAAAAAATGTCGTCAACGAAAAGAGTGTTATGTCTAAAATAGACAGAGATATTATTGGGAGTACAGAAACGGCCAAACCTTCTGATACAGTCGATGGCAAATTGGATCAAGGTAAATTTAAGTCAGGCCTTGAAAATACCATATCCACAAAGAAAACCAGTTTGCATGACAGAATTGTTGTGTTACCAGCCGCTGAAGTAGTAACTGAAATTAAAACCAAGCGAGAGGGGCCTGGTGATAAACAGGATTTGGGCATGGCTCTTCCTCAAAGAAGAACAATAACCAGGGCTAAGAGTCCTAGGATTGGAAATGATGACCGAGGGCAAATTCCTGATAATGCTGTGTCTAATGTGTTGAAGAAGATCGGCAATGCAACCCAGCCAGTCTTATTGGAAACACGGCTTGGACATGGCGAACAATCAGAAGAGCAGTCAAATCTTGCCAAACCAAAAACAATACGCAGATGGATCTCACCAAAGAAGGAATCTGATGCGACCTCTGTGCATAGGCCGTCTCATCCTCCGTCCAGATATTACAGTTCACCAGCTGCACTAGCTATTCTATCCAAGTCTACAGATGGCAAAACCAGTGTTGTGAACAACGCATCTCTAGTATCACTGAGAGAACCAAATGGTAATCACTTAACACAAGCAACAATATCTGCACTGTCTGCTCCATCGCCTCCACAACAACCCTTGTTGCCAGGTGCACAAACTGCATCAAGAAGCCAAGCTCCAAATcatccaccgccgcctcctcctcctccaccacctcctctatCTAACTCCTTTTCAAGTTCCATGTCTTTGTACAGGGGGCCAGCTTCAACTGGCTTGTCAAACATACCTCAATCTAACCCTcctccacccccacccccacccccacccccgaGGTCAGGTATAAGTGGAaatgctcctcctccaccacctcagccAAGGTTAAATGGTACTGTCACCACTCTACTtccccctccacctccaccaccacaacCGCCTCCAAGGTTAAATAACAATGCAGttgctccaccaccaccaccgccaccaccacctccgccaccaccaaaaCTGAGTTCAAGTGTTCCATCCCCACCCCGACCTCCTCCACCCCCATCTTCCATAACACGTTCAAgcgctcctcctccgccaccaccaccaccaatggcacattctgctcctcctccaccaccaccgccaccattcTTGCGTTCTAATGCTCCAtcaccacctccgccgccgccaccctctcTTCCATTGACACGTTCTGGtccacctccgccaccaccacctccagcgTCCTATagtgctcctcctccaccacctcctccaatGACATGTTCAGCAGCACCACCTCCCCCACCCCCTCCACCTGGCAGAGGagcacccccacccccacctcctccccctGGTGCTCATCCAGGCCCACCACCCCCTCCAGGTGCTCGTCCAggccctccacctcctccaccacccccTCTAGGTGCACGTCCAGGCCCTCCACCTCCCCCACCCCCTCCAGGTGCACGTACAggtccaccacctcctccaggTCCGCGGCCAGGAGCTCCaccccctccacctcctccaggtCCGCGGCCAGGAGCTCCACCTCCCCCAACCCCGCCTGGAGGTGGTGGGAGAgcacctccaccaccgcctGCACCAGGAGGACGGCTTGgtggccctcctcctcctcctcctccaggtGGACGTGCACCAGGTGCACCAGTTCCACCCAGAGCACCATGTGTGCCACCAGCACCAGGAAGCAATCTCTCATTGGGTAGAGGGCGTGGGGCTGTACGCCCTCCAGGATCAGGTTACGGGGCTGCTGCTTCACGCAAGTCAACACTGAAGCCATTGCATTGGGTCAAAGTAACAAGGGCTCTGCAAGGTAGTCTATGGGAAGAATTGCAGCACAATGATGACTCGCATAG TGTTTCAGAGTTTGATTTATCGGAACTTGAGAGCCTTTTTCCAGCAGCCGTTCCAAAATCTGACAACAGCTCAAAATCTGAACGTAGAAAATCGCTTGGATCAAAACCAGAAAAAGTTCACCTG ATTGAGTTGAGGAGGGCAAACAACACAGAGATCATGCTGACAAAAGTAAAGATGCCACTCTCGGATTTGGTG AGTGCGGCTCTGGCACTGGATCGATCTACCTTGGATGTCGATCAAGTGGAGAATCTCATAAAGTTCTGTCCTACGAAAGAAGAAATGGAACTTCTCAAG AATTACACCGGAGACAAGGAAAATCTTGGGAAGTGTGAACAG TTCTTCTTAGAATTGATGAAAGTGCCACGAATGGAGTCAAAACTACGAGTGTTCTCCTTCAAGATCCAGTTTGGTTCACAAGTTACAGATCTTAGAAAAAGCTTGAATGTCATAGACTCTTCTTGTAACGAG ATCCGAACTTCTCTAAAGTTGAAAGAGATAATGAAGAAAATCCTTCTTCTTGGGAATACGCTGAACCAGGGAACTGCCAGAG GTTCTGCGGTTGGCTTCCGGTTGGACAGTCTTCTAAAACTTACAGATACCCGGGCAACAAATAATAAGATGACACTAATGCACTACCTCTGCAAG GTACTTGCTGCAAAATCTCCACAGCTTTTAAACTTCTATGTGGATCTTGTTAGTTTAGATGCTGCATCAAAG ATACAACTAAAAATGTTGGCAGAGGAAATGCAAGCGGTTAGTAAAGGGCTGGAAAAGGTTCAGCTGGAGTATGATGCTTCAGAAAGGGATGGTCCAATATCAGAAATTTTTCGTGAG aaattgaaagaGTTCACCGACAATGCTGGATCTGATGTTCAGTTGTTGTCTTCATTGTTTTCTGAAGTG GGAAAAAAGGCTGACACACTGATTAAGTATTTTGGTGAGGATCCTGTCCGTTGCCCCTTTGAACAAG TTATCTCTACCCTCTTAACATTCGTAACAACATTTCGAAAAGCACACGAGGAGAACCTCAAGCAAGCTGAGCTTGAGAGGAAAAAGGctgaaaaagaagcagaagcagaGAAGTCTAAAAGTGCACAAGTAACTAGTAAAAAT AACTCTAAACCATCAAATCCGAGCCGGCAAGCAAAACAAACTTTAGAGAGGACAAGGTCTACAAGCAGACCAGGAAGAGATGTTGGATGA